One genomic segment of Tissierellales bacterium includes these proteins:
- a CDS encoding amino acid ABC transporter permease, whose translation MSYEWVVKIISENWTMFLQGAGVTLYISIIGTILGFIIGLLVGIIRTIPAPKQGIKKAILKIVNIVLSIYIEVFRGTPMIVQAMVVYYGSALAFGVDMNRLSAALFIVSINTGAYMSEIVRGGIIAIDKGQFEAAHAIGMNHIQTMNNVILPQVIRNILPATGNEFVINIKDTSVLNVISVTELYFQTKTIAGNNFRYFESFFVASVIYFIMTFTVTRILRFIEKKLDGPENYVIYANQMQVEKPEDIAYRINNSDVI comes from the coding sequence ATGAGTTATGAATGGGTAGTAAAAATTATTTCAGAAAATTGGACAATGTTTCTACAGGGGGCAGGTGTAACTCTTTATATTTCTATAATTGGTACTATATTAGGATTTATTATAGGTTTACTAGTAGGGATTATACGGACGATTCCAGCACCTAAACAGGGAATTAAAAAAGCTATTCTTAAAATTGTCAATATTGTTTTATCTATTTATATAGAAGTATTTCGTGGAACGCCTATGATTGTACAAGCTATGGTGGTCTATTATGGGTCTGCTTTAGCCTTTGGTGTAGACATGAATAGGTTGTCAGCAGCTCTTTTCATAGTATCCATTAACACAGGAGCTTATATGTCGGAAATTGTTAGAGGTGGTATTATTGCTATTGATAAAGGACAATTTGAGGCTGCTCATGCAATAGGTATGAATCATATTCAAACTATGAACAATGTTATATTACCACAAGTGATCCGTAATATTTTGCCAGCAACAGGTAACGAGTTTGTAATAAATATAAAGGATACATCAGTGCTCAATGTAATTTCCGTAACAGAACTATATTTTCAAACAAAAACAATTGCAGGAAATAACTTTAGATATTTTGAATCCTTCTTTGTTGCTTCCGTAATTTATTTTATAATGACTTTTACGGTGACAAGAATTTTGCGTTTTATTGAGAAAAAGTTAGATGGACCAGAAAATTATGTTATATATGCTAATCAAATGCAGGTAGAAAAGCCTGAAGATATAGCGTATAGAATAAACAATAGTGATGTTATTTAG
- the mnmA gene encoding tRNA 2-thiouridine(34) synthase MnmA, with amino-acid sequence MDKKVILGMSGGVDSSVSALLLKEAGYEVIGLFMKNWDEKDENGVCTATEDSDDARRVAHQLDIPYYTINFEEEYWDRVFTYFLDEYKKGRTPNPDVMCNQEIKFNAFLDYALTLDADYIAMGHYAQVEERNGDYYLLRGKDNNKDQSYFLSRIGQKALSKTLFPIGHLEKSQVRELANKHNLYTAKKKDSTGICFIGERNFDKFLDKYLLAKEGNIMDVDGNKVGKHAGLIHYTLGQRRGIGIGGVGTGEPWFVAGKNLKKNILYVAQGKNHPALYSTSLIGESPSWILKRAPNMPLKCTAKFRYRQSDIPVTVCILDDGNLHIKYDKPVKAVTPGQVAVLYKDEVCLGSSIIKSIKPLEKKYSYLNND; translated from the coding sequence ATGGATAAAAAAGTAATACTAGGTATGAGTGGTGGAGTTGACTCATCTGTTTCTGCTTTACTACTTAAAGAAGCAGGCTATGAAGTTATCGGACTCTTTATGAAAAATTGGGATGAAAAAGATGAAAATGGTGTATGTACAGCTACTGAAGATTCTGATGATGCAAGAAGAGTTGCCCATCAATTAGATATACCATATTATACTATAAACTTTGAAGAAGAATACTGGGATAGAGTTTTTACTTATTTTCTAGATGAATATAAAAAGGGAAGAACTCCTAACCCTGATGTAATGTGCAACCAAGAAATTAAATTTAATGCTTTTTTAGACTATGCTTTAACTTTAGATGCTGATTATATAGCTATGGGCCATTATGCACAAGTTGAAGAAAGAAACGGGGATTATTATCTATTACGGGGAAAAGATAATAACAAAGATCAAAGCTATTTTCTATCAAGAATAGGTCAAAAAGCACTTTCTAAAACCTTATTTCCTATAGGACATTTAGAAAAAAGTCAAGTTAGAGAATTGGCAAATAAGCATAATTTATATACTGCAAAAAAGAAGGATTCAACAGGTATATGCTTTATAGGCGAGAGAAACTTTGATAAATTTTTAGATAAATACCTTCTTGCAAAAGAGGGAAATATAATGGATGTAGATGGAAATAAAGTAGGTAAACATGCTGGACTTATTCACTATACTTTAGGTCAAAGAAGAGGAATAGGCATAGGGGGAGTGGGAACAGGAGAACCTTGGTTTGTAGCTGGGAAAAATTTAAAAAAGAATATACTTTATGTTGCACAAGGCAAAAACCATCCAGCTTTATATTCCACTTCACTAATTGGAGAATCACCTTCATGGATATTGAAAAGAGCCCCTAATATGCCATTAAAATGCACTGCTAAATTTAGATATAGACAATCAGATATACCTGTAACAGTATGTATTTTAGATGATGGAAACCTTCATATAAAATATGACAAACCTGTTAAAGCAGTGACACCTGGTCAAGTTGCAGTTTTATATAAAGATGAAGTATGTCTTGGTAGTTCCATAATAAAATCTATAAAGCCTTTAGAAAAAAAATACTCATATCTAAATAATGATTAA
- a CDS encoding amino acid ABC transporter ATP-binding protein, which translates to MKEIINIQHLSKSFGTREVLKDIDFSVKEGEVVCIIGSSGSGKSTLLRCINLLEKSSGGEIIYKGENILDEDHDIYSYRTKLGMVFQQFNLFNNYNVLNNCIVGQTKVLKRSREEAEKVAMKYLKVVEMDQYINAKPKQLSGGQKQRVAIARALSMEPDVMLFDEPTSALDPEMVEEVLKVMKELGQIGLTMLIVTHEMEFARDIADRIVFMDQGVIVEEGSPKEIFNNPKQKRTKEFLKRTLR; encoded by the coding sequence GTGAAGGAGATAATTAATATACAGCATTTAAGCAAATCTTTTGGGACTCGTGAAGTATTAAAGGACATTGATTTTTCTGTAAAAGAAGGAGAGGTAGTATGTATTATTGGTTCGTCTGGATCTGGGAAATCAACCCTTCTTCGTTGTATTAATCTTTTAGAAAAGTCCAGTGGTGGGGAAATTATTTACAAAGGAGAAAATATTTTAGATGAAGATCATGATATTTACTCTTATCGTACTAAATTAGGCATGGTATTTCAGCAATTTAACTTGTTTAATAATTATAATGTTTTAAATAATTGCATAGTAGGTCAAACAAAAGTCTTAAAACGTTCTAGGGAAGAAGCTGAAAAAGTAGCTATGAAATATTTAAAAGTTGTTGAAATGGATCAATATATTAATGCCAAACCAAAACAATTATCAGGAGGTCAAAAGCAACGTGTAGCTATTGCTAGAGCTCTTTCAATGGAACCAGATGTTATGTTATTTGATGAGCCGACGTCGGCTCTTGATCCAGAAATGGTAGAGGAGGTTCTTAAAGTTATGAAAGAACTTGGCCAAATTGGGCTTACTATGTTAATAGTAACTCATGAAATGGAATTTGCAAGAGATATAGCAGATCGTATAGTATTTATGGATCAAGGAGTTATTGTAGAAGAAGGAAGTCCCAAAGAAATTTTTAATAATCCAAAGCAAAAACGTACAAAAGAGTTTTTAAAACGTACCTTAAGATAA
- a CDS encoding transporter substrate-binding domain-containing protein, producing MRKRLSLLVAMLLLLIIVVAGCGAKGDVKSTMEKGTEKDTFTVGMECGYPPFNWTQVNDSNGSVKIEGSSEYAGGYDIEMAKKIADGLGKELVVVKTEWDGLIPALSSGKIDVIMAGMSPTEERKKTIDFSDNYYKSDLVMVVKKGGEYEGANSIQDFKGAKVTGQLNTFHYSVISQIEGVVEEPAMDNFTAMRVALESGMIDGYVSERPEGISAESANDKFKMVEFKDGFTTSDDDTAIAVGITKDSELTKKINEILSNISEEERTNIMDNAIKNQPAAE from the coding sequence ATGAGAAAAAGATTATCGTTGTTAGTAGCAATGCTACTTTTACTAATTATTGTAGTAGCAGGATGTGGAGCAAAAGGCGATGTGAAAAGTACAATGGAAAAAGGAACAGAAAAAGATACTTTTACGGTAGGTATGGAATGTGGATATCCACCATTTAATTGGACTCAAGTAAATGATTCTAATGGCAGTGTAAAAATTGAAGGTAGTTCAGAATATGCTGGTGGATATGATATAGAGATGGCTAAAAAAATTGCTGATGGTTTAGGGAAAGAGCTAGTAGTCGTTAAAACTGAATGGGATGGTCTTATACCAGCATTATCCTCGGGAAAAATCGATGTAATTATGGCAGGTATGTCCCCTACAGAAGAACGTAAAAAGACTATAGATTTTTCGGATAACTATTATAAATCAGATTTAGTTATGGTAGTTAAAAAAGGTGGAGAATATGAAGGAGCTAATTCAATTCAGGATTTCAAAGGAGCAAAAGTAACTGGCCAATTAAATACATTTCACTATTCAGTAATTAGTCAAATTGAAGGAGTGGTGGAAGAACCAGCTATGGATAATTTTACAGCTATGAGAGTTGCTCTTGAATCTGGAATGATTGATGGATATGTATCAGAGCGACCAGAAGGTATTAGTGCTGAATCTGCCAACGATAAATTTAAAATGGTAGAATTTAAAGATGGTTTTACAACATCCGATGATGATACGGCAATTGCTGTAGGTATTACAAAGGATAGTGAATTAACTAAGAAAATTAACGAGATTCTTTCAAATATTTCAGAAGAAGAACGTACAAACATTATGGATAATGCTATTAAGAATCAACCAGCAGCTGAGTAA
- a CDS encoding OsmC family protein encodes MSKTKLKANLKGNMGFEMDLDGHKFITDASEEIGGNDLGPRPKQLLLVGLIGCTGIDVMSILNKMKVEPEDLNIEVEADNTEEHPKVYENIHLTFNFKGKNLPKEKIERAISLSQERYCGVSAMLKKATSVTYDIVIEE; translated from the coding sequence ATGAGCAAAACAAAATTAAAAGCCAATTTAAAAGGAAATATGGGGTTTGAAATGGATCTTGATGGTCATAAATTTATTACCGACGCTTCTGAGGAAATAGGAGGCAATGACCTTGGACCACGTCCTAAACAACTTCTATTAGTAGGATTAATTGGTTGTACTGGTATTGATGTTATGTCAATATTGAATAAAATGAAAGTAGAGCCAGAAGATTTAAATATTGAAGTAGAGGCAGATAATACGGAAGAACACCCAAAAGTTTATGAAAATATTCATTTAACTTTTAATTTTAAAGGAAAAAATCTTCCTAAAGAAAAAATAGAAAGAGCTATATCACTATCACAAGAAAGATATTGCGGTGTTTCTGCTATGTTGAAGAAGGCTACATCTGTTACCTATGACATAGTAATTGAAGAGTAG
- a CDS encoding DUF1538 domain-containing protein yields the protein MEKLKEVIFAVLPITIIVLILNFTVAPIGANLVWRFIIGAIFIIFGLAIFLFGADIGIQPIGSLMGSSITKRKKLWIMIFFGFILGFLISIAEPDLQVLARQVNEVTSGAITQARLVIVVSIGVGVLVALGLVRIVFNIPINKLFTVLYGIIFVLVIFAPESFLGIAFDSGGATTGSMTVPFILALGLGVSSTQGGKASEEDSFGLLGLASAGPMMAVLTMGIFSGIESLTGSLPNYPENINGILYPFVEEIPKLLLEVTLALLPLLILFLLFQMLFFKLSKKELRRILKGLVYTFIGFTMFLTGVNAGFMEAGSAIGHAVASVENNWIVIPIGFFLGFTVILAEPAVYILNEQIEDVTSGHIKKKVILYTLSIGVAIAVSLSMVRILVPKVRLWHFLVPGYLVAVVLTYFAPTLFVGIAFDSGGVASGPMTATFILAFAQGVAEATEGANVLIDAFGVIAMVALTPLIAIQVLGVIYNYKATKKGVE from the coding sequence ATGGAGAAGTTAAAAGAAGTTATATTTGCAGTACTTCCAATCACTATTATAGTATTAATACTTAACTTTACCGTTGCTCCTATAGGAGCAAATTTAGTTTGGAGATTTATAATAGGGGCAATATTTATAATATTTGGATTGGCTATATTTTTATTTGGAGCTGATATAGGTATACAACCTATAGGTTCTCTTATGGGTTCATCTATTACAAAAAGAAAAAAATTATGGATAATGATATTTTTTGGATTTATCCTTGGATTCCTTATAAGTATTGCTGAACCAGATTTACAAGTATTAGCTAGGCAAGTAAATGAAGTAACTTCAGGAGCAATAACTCAGGCAAGATTAGTAATCGTAGTTTCAATAGGAGTAGGTGTATTAGTTGCTTTAGGGTTGGTAAGAATAGTATTTAATATACCTATTAATAAACTTTTTACGGTATTATACGGAATCATATTTGTCCTTGTAATATTTGCACCTGAATCATTCTTGGGAATAGCTTTTGATTCAGGGGGAGCAACTACAGGCTCTATGACAGTTCCATTTATTCTGGCCTTAGGCTTAGGAGTTTCTTCTACTCAAGGAGGAAAAGCATCTGAAGAAGATAGCTTTGGTTTGCTTGGGTTAGCATCAGCTGGGCCTATGATGGCGGTTCTTACTATGGGTATATTTTCAGGTATAGAATCGTTAACAGGAAGTTTACCCAATTATCCTGAAAATATAAATGGTATATTATATCCTTTTGTAGAAGAGATCCCTAAGTTATTACTTGAAGTGACATTGGCTTTGCTACCATTATTAATTTTATTTTTGCTATTTCAAATGTTGTTTTTTAAATTGTCAAAAAAAGAGTTAAGAAGAATATTGAAAGGATTGGTATATACCTTTATAGGGTTTACTATGTTTCTTACAGGAGTAAATGCAGGGTTTATGGAGGCTGGTAGTGCTATAGGCCATGCTGTTGCATCTGTAGAAAATAATTGGATTGTTATACCTATAGGATTTTTCTTAGGATTTACAGTAATATTAGCTGAACCAGCAGTGTATATATTAAATGAACAAATTGAAGATGTTACTAGTGGACATATAAAAAAGAAAGTTATTTTATATACTCTATCTATAGGAGTTGCGATAGCAGTATCACTTTCTATGGTAAGAATATTGGTTCCAAAAGTTAGATTATGGCATTTTCTTGTACCAGGTTATTTAGTGGCAGTAGTTTTAACATATTTTGCACCTACTTTGTTTGTTGGGATTGCTTTTGACTCTGGTGGAGTGGCTTCCGGGCCTATGACTGCAACTTTTATACTGGCTTTTGCTCAGGGGGTAGCGGAAGCAACTGAAGGAGCAAATGTATTAATTGATGCATTTGGAGTAATTGCTATGGTAGCATTGACGCCTCTAATTGCTATACAGGTTTTAGGAGTAATATATAATTATAAGGCTACAAAAAAAGGGGTGGAGTAA
- a CDS encoding DUF445 family protein has translation MKFIIPITVGAVIGYITNWFAIKMLFRPHYEKKFLGIHVPFTPGLIPKEKGRIAKSVGDTVGAYLLSPEIIMKSISNDENNDKVRTWVEHNINSLKESNKSIKDLVPNLDEEKYNNFLNAVSENVTNLICSGIKNKGSKHKETELSEEEIYNKINELEYDQKTLEEIIPDNIVSDIKEYVERHDEDITNGLRSIFETPSIQMKIKGSIAEVVSQNVSRLITRFVSTELIVEKIFAAIEGYIYSPKINKYITFIITTSIDKLLESKISTQNLYSNMSLIVRKNIKEIINKPISHIIGDIDETIVTKIADFSKKIFEDFTKNRLPYIVELLDISKVVEDEINRFDVAFAEEIIIEIANKELKAITWLGALLGG, from the coding sequence ATGAAGTTTATAATACCTATAACAGTTGGAGCAGTTATTGGATATATTACTAATTGGTTTGCTATAAAGATGTTGTTTAGACCTCATTATGAAAAGAAATTTTTAGGTATTCATGTTCCTTTTACCCCAGGTCTTATTCCAAAAGAAAAAGGTAGAATAGCAAAAAGTGTAGGAGATACAGTAGGTGCATATCTTTTGTCTCCTGAAATAATTATGAAATCTATATCTAATGATGAAAATAATGATAAGGTAAGAACATGGGTAGAACATAATATAAATAGTTTAAAAGAAAGCAATAAATCTATAAAAGATTTAGTTCCAAATCTTGATGAAGAAAAATATAATAATTTCTTAAATGCAGTATCAGAAAATGTTACCAATCTTATTTGTTCAGGAATCAAGAATAAAGGTTCTAAACATAAGGAAACAGAACTATCTGAAGAGGAAATTTATAATAAAATAAATGAGTTAGAATATGATCAAAAGACCTTAGAAGAAATAATTCCAGATAATATTGTTAGTGATATTAAAGAGTATGTTGAAAGACATGATGAAGATATAACAAATGGATTACGAAGCATATTTGAAACACCTTCTATACAAATGAAGATTAAGGGCTCCATTGCTGAAGTTGTTTCACAAAATGTAAGTAGATTAATAACTAGATTTGTAAGTACTGAATTAATTGTGGAGAAAATATTTGCAGCAATTGAAGGTTATATTTATAGTCCTAAAATTAATAAGTATATTACATTTATTATTACAACATCAATAGATAAGCTTTTAGAAAGTAAAATATCTACACAAAACCTATATAGTAACATGTCCTTAATTGTACGCAAGAATATTAAAGAAATTATAAATAAGCCTATATCTCATATTATTGGGGATATAGATGAAACTATTGTTACTAAAATTGCTGATTTTTCGAAAAAGATTTTTGAGGACTTCACAAAAAATAGATTGCCATATATTGTAGAATTATTAGATATTTCAAAAGTGGTTGAAGACGAAATAAATAGATTCGATGTAGCCTTTGCAGAAGAAATTATAATTGAAATAGCTAATAAAGAATTAAAAGCGATAACATGGCTAGGAGCACTTTTGGGGGGATAA
- a CDS encoding P-II family nitrogen regulator → MVDEENILTFVVVNSGIGSKVLDEAKKIGASGGTIFLGKGTVKNHILEFLGLDRVKKEIVLIVSEKQLENQIHETLTKKCHIDKPNHGIVFSTSLNKVIGLEISKESINEPKTGGNYEMDEYEAIFTIVERGLGQEVIDVANSAGSRGATIINARGSGIHEEETFFAMRIEPEKEIVMIIIEKEKSDKVIKSIKDALHIDEKGKGIMFVMDVNKTSGLFKEDD, encoded by the coding sequence ATGGTTGATGAAGAAAATATTTTGACTTTCGTTGTAGTAAACTCAGGTATAGGAAGTAAAGTTTTAGATGAGGCTAAAAAGATTGGGGCATCAGGAGGAACTATTTTTTTAGGCAAGGGTACAGTTAAAAATCATATTTTAGAATTTTTAGGTCTTGATAGGGTGAAAAAGGAAATAGTTTTGATAGTTTCAGAAAAACAACTTGAAAACCAAATTCATGAAACTCTAACCAAAAAGTGTCATATAGATAAGCCTAATCATGGAATAGTTTTTTCTACATCTTTAAACAAAGTTATAGGTTTAGAAATTAGTAAAGAATCTATTAATGAACCTAAAACAGGAGGTAATTATGAAATGGATGAATATGAAGCTATTTTTACTATAGTAGAAAGAGGGCTTGGGCAAGAAGTTATAGATGTTGCTAATTCAGCAGGTTCTAGGGGAGCTACTATTATAAATGCAAGAGGTTCTGGTATTCATGAGGAAGAAACCTTTTTCGCAATGCGTATTGAACCAGAAAAAGAAATAGTTATGATAATAATTGAGAAAGAAAAATCTGATAAAGTGATTAAATCTATAAAAGACGCTTTGCATATTGATGAAAAAGGTAAAGGGATAATGTTTGTTATGGATGTGAATAAAACTTCAGGTTTGTTTAAAGAGGATGATTAA